The proteins below are encoded in one region of Silene latifolia isolate original U9 population chromosome 2, ASM4854445v1, whole genome shotgun sequence:
- the LOC141641869 gene encoding uncharacterized protein LOC141641869 yields the protein MSTSSAKSKISLQDVLAQRVKEQVTAAPKPAEKRKSTPAPGSGPRPKRRSAAAERTKEQVPIEATPLAVRPPLPGHGLSASGDALISKAVPGSGPTKPASDGTPTPATTPASGAASASKAVPASGLLTSVLLSF from the exons ATGTCGACTA GTTCTGCAAAATCTAAGATTTCATTGCAAGATGTCCTGGCTCAGAGAGTGAAAGAACAAGTTACGGCTGCCCCCAAGCCtgctgagaagaggaagtctaCTCCTGCCCCTGGTTCTGGACCTCGTCCCAAAAGGAGATCTGCTGCTGCGGAGCGGACTAAGGAGCAGGTCCCTATTGAAGCCACACCTCTGGCTGTGAGGCCTCCATTGCCTGGGCACGGACTGTCTGCTTCTGGAGATGCTTTGATCTCCAAAGCTGTTCCTGGCTCGGGTCCAACTAAGCCTGCGTCTGATGGGACTCCAACGCCTGCAACCACCCCTGCTTCTGGAGCTGCTTCCGCTTCTAAAGCTGTTCCCGCTTCAGGGCTACTTACTTCAGTGCTGCTTAGCTTCTAA